TTGCCTCTgagatttttacatttctacatgACGTGTGTTGTATTTCACTCAAAGGTAGATATCTGTATGAATTTAAATATCAAACTACCACATGTTTTAGTTCACCTTTTAAGTATGTATTTTATCCAGAAATAACTGATTAACAGTGTGAATTGGCCCAGAGCAAATTCTTTGATGATATGCatatagagtgagagagggagagaaatagTGCAACACAATCTGCAGAAAAGATAGtcaactaaaataataatacacaatcCTTTTACAGTGCTTTGCGCTTTAACCCTGAGCATGTGGGATTTCCTTATTAATAAATAACTCAAAACTTGATTTCTGTATTCTCATAATCTGCATCATCCGGATTTCAGACCTCATGCGGTGTTGGTGGCCAGTGCAATGATGGTGCAATAACCTTGCTTCACCATAAACAGTCCTACAGTGAGTCAGCACGCTGATAGCCCTCAAACTGTGAACTCTTACTGCCACTTGCTGGCTACAATCAGAATTTACCATGGCTTATATACCAGAGATCATTTCTTCACTTAGCAATTCTTGTAATTTTAGGTTTGATCCATTGTGTGCAACTTACAGTGCAGATGCTGAAATCAACAGTATGTCAGAAACAACTTTATGTGGTCAAAGTGGGAGAAGCTTCCAGTATTTTTATCAAACCTTTTTACTGATGCTGGTATTTTTAGATGCCAGAAGCTATTGTTTATTGACCATGAGTCTGTGTCAGCCAGAGAGATTACAATCTGTTTTGTTCTACTGCAAAGTCATCTAAAGGTTAGGGTCTAAAGTTAGAGGTAAAGAGATGTGATCAGAAAACAATCATTACTGCAGTCAATTTCAGccatataaatatgtattacaTTTACTATGCACTCGTCAAGGTTGTCACTGATAGGAAGTTTGACAAATCagcaaacaacacaaaaacaaaatcaaacactaaaaaaatacaggaaaaaatATACCTCAGGCTAAATATACATACGTTTATtgaaattttattaaatataatccCAGATTTCCCCCTCAGGACCATTTTAAATTAATGCCTCCACCTTTAATTTGAGCAGAGACTAGGTACCATTATTGGATCCTATGTGTCCATAAAGACTATTCATCTCCAAAGGCTTAAACATTGGATTTAAACATTGGACCTCCATGGTTCCTTGTCATGGACACAAAGCAGCATTGATGAAAACAATTTCACTATTTTTCTGGTAGAAATCAGTGGCGACTTTATTAAATACACCTTCCTTGTATTTATGTCTATtggccattttattaggtacaccATACAGCTGCACTGTCTGTAGCTTGCTGCCTCTAGGACATTAATAACAagttatatatatgtaaatgagcAAGCAGCAGAGAGACAGTACCATGTATAAAGTGTGATCATCATCCATATGCCCAGTCAACATTTTACATAAGATACAATGGGCACATTGTATTCAATAGTTATTTACTGATACCGTGTATCCTAGTTACCTATGTTTGCTTGTTGATATTCAAAGAtgttatatttgtataaaaatgtcttaaaatagatcacaataaatgaaatttttttattcCCAGAAAATCAATATTTTCAGAGCACATTGATTCAGAAAAGAATGTAACCCAGTTATTTTGCACtggacacatttacacagtctGAATACTGGCACGATTATGGGGTACAATAAAATTTCCCCAGATAAAATAGGTGTCcaggaaacagaaacacaaatttCTGGTTTTATCAAATGCACGAAACACGCATAACACAGTGTAACATTACATAAACGATGTTTATATCTGAGTACACCTTGAAATACTACAACACTGTAAGGGTTCATTCAACACTGGGCATTTTCCAACATGTCTTCTCTAtaaaaaaattgcatttaaaatataaagattTCAAGAATTTCATCTAAGCTTTAATTGTCTGGGTTTTCTGTCACTTCATTCCTTTTCACCCCTTATTGATCCATAGTATAGGAAACCTTGATGTGTGAGCAGATACTAGGTTCCATTATGGGATCCTTTGTGCCCATAAATCATCTCCAAAGGCAAGATTTAGATGTTGGACCTCCATGGTTCCTAGTCTTGGACACAAAGCAGCATTGATAAAAACAATTCCACTATTCTTCTGCTATAAAATCAGTGGCGACTTTATTAACTGCACCTGCCTTGTATTTACGTCTGTtggccattttattaggtaCGTCTACCATACAACTGCACTGACTGTAGCCTGCCAACTTCTATGCATAATTGTCAGAACCCCTGACCTCATATATAGGTAAAAAGTGATGACCATAGAATTACAACTAACCAGATACGGGTGATATATGGTGATATATGTTGGATGAACTCAGCATAGCAACAATCTTAGCTAGTGTATTCCTACTGTTGACTTTATTATTCACATCTAGCAACTTGATCCCCATTGTAGGTGTAGAGTTAGAGACAACAGCGATTTTCTATCATGCTTTCTTATGATTTAGTGCAGCACACAGTATCCCAGCTGTGCTGACAGTGGTGCATCACCCAAATAATATGTTTTGAGCGGTGGTCTTCTGTTGGTCCTTTTCTACTGGGGCTGCCAAATTGTAGATGAAAAGAACAGATGGGCCACATTCATTAACAATACACCAGTAAAGTGCATTTGAATGAATTGTGCATGCAGGTACAACACAGGCACACCTCAAGTGGCAACAGAGTGCATATACTGTGTATAGTATAAAGTTATAATTTTTTAGGTATAGGAATCAAATATAAGAGCATGTCCATAGCCAAGTTACACACTGTGCTTTTTAAGTCAAGATGCTTGTGGTAAAAACTGACCCATTTTCAAAATGATATTATAAATGAAAGTCAAGCATTTAATCTGCATCTACATGTGATGTTACGGTGCATTTATCCTTCCTCTGTCATTTGCCATTATTAATACCACTTTCTCCTTCAGCTTTATAAGAAACTACTAAAATCCCTAAATGCATCCTGAAACTAAGTATATAAACTGATGATTTATTCCATAGATGTACATAATGTATTTTTACTTTGTACCTATAAATATGaacatggaaaaaaagagaatgtATTCCTAAGCATAAAAAATAtaggtttacattttttttaatgtatccACACACTACAAACTAGAGTAGTTACAGCTTCAAGACTGTATAAAGTAATTTAATGTCCATACATgagtagcaaaaaaaaaaaagacaaatgagGTAGGATGGTACTAAAgtgtaaaatgaaaaacattgcAAATGGCATGACATTTGAATAAACATGGGTCCAGAGACATGAATGAATGTAATCCAAAACAGTACAGTTGAACATAGGTGCAAATGGACTGGTATATAATTTAACATGGAACCACTAAAATGAGAGAGCGGAATCTAAGTGCAACAGAGGAAGCTCCTGTTAACATAGACCCACTGAGTAGatagggttttgtgtgtgtggcttctCATGGCCCATTGGTAGTCCATGATGAGCTTTTTGGTCTTCTAGGTGTTGAGGGCCAGGTGGTTGTCAGCACACCAGCCTGGCAGGTGCTGCCTCCACCACCATGGTGTCTGTGAATTGGTTTTGGAGTTGAACAGATATAGGTGAAAAGGCATAGAGAAGAGGGCTAAGCACACAGCCCTGTGTTCAGTATGAAGGTTGGGGAAGTGTGGTTGTCAAGCCTAATAGGCTACGGTCTGTTAGTAAGAAAGTCCAGGGCCCAATTACTACATGAGATGCCAACCTTGGATGGGTTGATGGTGttgaaaactgaactgaaatcaGTGAATGGCATCTTAATGTAGAAGTTGCTATCATCCGGGTAAGTAAGGGCAGAGTGGAGTGCCATGGTGATGGCATCCTCTGCTGACCTGTTGTGGTGGTAGACAAACTGATAGGGATCTAGATCAGCTTCTCTTTTTCACTCGGAAAGAATGGGGGTGAGGATGGAAGTCATAGAGGATCATGAAGTGGGTGGGGACCACAGGTTGGTTTAGGGCCAGGTTGAAAATGAAGACCATAGCCAACAGCTCTGCACTGCTCTGACTATGATCACTTTGACAGCAGCTTTGCATACATTCACTCTCAAGGTGGAGCACATATCACTGAGGGAGAGTGTGAATGGCAAGTCAGCTTGTGAGAGGTCAGCTTTGATGGTAGATTGCACTTTTTCATAGTCACATTGTGAGCAGAAAACATTGAGCTCTTCAGAAAAGGAGGCATCAATGATTGAGGGGGAAGTATTGCTAGGTTTGAAATAATATGTCCTAGTACTGATATGTAATGCCACAGTAACATTTGCTGTAAAAACAGCACCATATCATCATGCTCCCACTGCCAAACTTCACTGTGCATATGGTGTTGTTAGGCTCATACACACAGCCTGACAAAAGTCAGAAGACATATGTGTAAAGGTAAAGTAGATATATGGATtggacataaataaataacaaaatcaaGTGTCTAAATACTATTTCctcataatataaaataattggaTAACTTTATAAATAGTACACACTCTCTAGAATTacagtctgtttaacagggtaaACTTTACCCTTTTTTAACTTGCTGTGCTCAAAAGGCTGAACTCACCCTAAGGATTAGAGATCAGTTTGACATTCCTGCCTTTGAAAAGTCACCATTATTTGTTTTAGAGATATGGTgcacttgtttttttccctagaGGCAACAGCtcaactctgtctctctcttcacatCAGACCTTTAACATCCCCGTATACTAATAATAGCATTTTAAAGGTTATTTTGAGCATGTTTCTTTCTATggtaacatgacaaaaaaagacCCCATTGAATTCAATCAGGACTATTTGATGCAGTTTCCAAAGCAACGTATCTTAGTTGGCAGTGATTACAGAGATGAGTTTTGCTTACCACAACTGTGGAAATGAAAGTCCACAATAAGGGCTTATGAAACACTCCAGTGGCTCTCACGAGTGATTTGACAATGTTCTTTGCAAAACATGTCTTTTGGAAAAGAATTCAGTCATTGGTCAGTCACTGTTATGTGAAACGCAGGGAGACCATTAATGATGAAAAACAACATCAAGGCGGGAAGCAAAATGACTTTGATTTACTAACCGGGCACTGGTTTAACAGCTCGAGCCATACATCTTGAAATATTCATGTTGATACATCTGACTCTTCTGGTTAACTTTCATTAGTAGCAAAACTTTAGCAGATAGATGTTGATTAAAATGTAAACTAAAAGGGAAATTAAATTGCTCAGAATTACCCGTTTTATCCTAGTGATGAACGATGTCTAAAGACAAACCTGTTTGAAACactttaatatatacatattcaaTATACATTTGCTGAGAAGATTAAAAGTACTTTTGAAGTCATTATGAAAACAAAGCTACAGTTTATAGCCCTgggacattttttttccctttatcatTGTAAATTCTCTTTGTGGTGTCTGATTACAGCAGCATGATTCTACTTCACTGACAAAAGTGCACAGCATGATGCAATAAACTTATTTACAAATACACTACCTAGAGGCAGCATTTTGCTATTGAGTATacttcttaatttttttttttcttctggtttATTTGACagacaaatatattaaaaacactTATTTAACCCTAGACATTAATAACAAGTtatgtttatgtaaatgtgCAAGCAGTACCATGTATAAAGTGTGATCATCATCCATATGCTCAATCAACATTTTACATGAGATATAAGGGTCACATATTCATACTCTGTAGTTGATACCGTGTATCCTCGTTACATATGCTTGCTTGTTGCTATTCAAATAtgttatatttgtataataatatCTTAAGAAAATAGGTCACagcaaattacatttttttcttcttctctggaAAATCAATATTTTCAGAACACATTGATTCAGAAAAGAATGTAACCCAGTTATTTTGCCCTGGAcatatttacacaatctgaataCTGGCACGTTTATGGGATAGAATAAAATTTCCCCTGACAAATTATGTGTCcaggaaacagaaacacaaaatacTGGTTTTATCAAATATGCAAAACACGCATAACACAGCGTTATATTAGAACTCATAATGTTTAGATTTGAGTCCATACTGCTGCACTGGAAGGGTTCATTCAACACTGGGCAATTTTCAACATGTCTTCCCCGTAAAAATTACGTGTAAAATCAAGTTTTCAAGAATTTCAAGAAATCTAAGAATTTCATCTAAGTTTTTCTGGGTTTTCTATCGTTCATTTCTTTCCGCCCCTTACCGGTCCATAGTATAGGAAACCTTACTATGGACCAGTACAGTAGTGGACCTTACAACCATTCTTGGATGCGTAGCTTATAAGTCaacatatttataattaaattttataCCTTCTTATTAAGACATAAAAGTAACAGATACACAAACTACTTTACAAAAGAAGGTACGGTgcactttaatacacaaacatatacatgtTACATATTCATGACAATTATAAGCGTGCAGTGCATGAACAGATGAACAGGACTTTATACACACATCTCATCAGCGTGTTCttgcacttaaaaaaatatctatacaaatgaatttgaTACTTTTGCGATACATCGATCGAGCCGCTCCAAAACGCTGTTCACAGACATTTCAGAAGGAAAAAGTTGCAGAAGGCTCCCCGTGGGCAGTCGCACATTTTACCGATTCTTGAGCCTTTGCGTATTGCGCACTGCTCGCCAACGTCGCACTGGAAAGGCAAAGCAAAGATCAACTGAATCATTCTAAAACGGTTAAAAACCCATTAGGCAGATGttataaatgcattaataaaaCACCAAAACAAAGCTTACATATCTTTGCATTTTAACTGTTAATTGTAGTGGAATAAATGTATGGAACATCCCATTACCATAGGAACCTGTCCAAATTTCTTTTCCCAAGGCGGAATTCTTTTCATCTGAAGCTTTTCCAGAACTTCATGGAGAGCCCCaagctggtaaaaaaaaaacatgtttcagGAACATTAACTCAATCATTGCAATCAGtagttcaataaaaaaaaaattgacccATCTACAagatggtgcaaaaaaaaaaacttttcaacATGTGTTTTTCAATATGTTCAGATTCGTGCCGCTCACCAGCTGTTTTTCGCTGGTCAGATTGGGGTCTTTTGGATAGAAGTCTCGGATGGCTCTTGTGTCCAGGTCCACTTCGGTGTCCTCGTTCTCCGCTCGCGCACAACTCCGCAGCActaacagcagcagtagcagcaaaGCGCGCGCGGCGATGCTCGAGCTCTCCATGGTGCTGATCGAAAGGAGCTTCTGTTTTTTTGGCACGAAGGCGCGCGACGCTCAAATTGACACACTCAGGCTCGCGCCGGGCTTTTTATGCGCTCCGCTGTTTAACGGGAGTCGCCCCGCCTAGCGAGCTTATTTCTCCTTCGTACGTAAGCGAGAGATCTCTTTGCGCAATGAGCTGTCATCGAATGCGTTAATAATACCTCCAGATTGGTGTGTGCACCCCATTTCCTCCCCCAAACCTCCCCTCCCCTCAACTTTCCCAAGGGCATATTCGTCAGTGAGTTTTATGATAGTTATACATGAGCACAGACAGATTAGAGCATCTTATGTGTGTATCCACTTGGCATGTCTTTCACCTGGTTATGATTTTGAGGGAGGATGAGTGTATATCATTTATCAAGATAAACAATAGGTTATAGagggtgtggtgatggtgatggagggCAGAGAAGACTACAAATTTATGTCGTTGACTGAAGACTATTGACAGACAACCCGAGACTTGGGGGACAGGGGAGTCGAAGAGTTCCGTCAACATTTTGTGAACCTGAAGCCTTTTATCACTTTGTGCTTGTGTATCATTTTGAAATCATAGCctaatttatatttttccatCTCACTCACAGTTTTGGAAACAGTAAGACAGCTTGTGAAAAATGGTTCTGAAAATTCATGATTATACTTTCTGCTTTGCATCAGGACTTCTTAACCTTAGTGAAACAGCAAATTATAGCATGCCCTTTGTCACCGACAGGGTAAGACAGTTatcctgttgtttttttctctcagaatgcaaatgacaaaaaatggCATGAAATTCATGACCCAGCTGTAGTGCTATTGTATACAGTAGTATCTACACTTTGTCTCCACAAAGTAATATTACAAAAGTAAAGGCATCTTCTTAGACAATAGCAAacataattgatttattttatggcAATGTAAAAGTGCCCAAATGCAATCCTTGTCTTCATTTAGCCATTACTCCATGATGTATTTGAAGCAGTGGTAAACTGTAACATTGTCTATGGCTTTACACTGTCTAAGTACTGGGACAATTTCTGATGATTTGCTCCAGACACTCAGACATCAGTATCTTTTATAGGGCTCAAATGCACTGTGCTATCAAGAATAATGAGCTAGTTTACATGACTATGATTACTATATGGTATATGTTAGATGTTTGGGATGTATGGGATGTAATATAAGTGAAGGGCCTGTTCTTGTTTTTCGTCAGTTGACACATCTCACCACAAGTTAATGCTATTTGGAAATGAAATAACATTTTAAGGACCTTC
This genomic stretch from Hemibagrus wyckioides isolate EC202008001 linkage group LG08, SWU_Hwy_1.0, whole genome shotgun sequence harbors:
- the cart2 gene encoding cocaine- and amphetamine-regulated transcript 2 produces the protein MESSSIAARALLLLLLLVLRSCARAENEDTEVDLDTRAIRDFYPKDPNLTSEKQLLGALHEVLEKLQMKRIPPWEKKFGQVPMCDVGEQCAIRKGSRIGKMCDCPRGAFCNFFLLKCL